A section of the Neofelis nebulosa isolate mNeoNeb1 chromosome 12, mNeoNeb1.pri, whole genome shotgun sequence genome encodes:
- the BARX1 gene encoding homeobox protein BarH-like 1, with amino-acid sequence MQRPGEPGAARFGPPEGCADHPPHRYRSFMIEEILTEPPGPKGAAPAAAAAAAAGELLKFGVQALLAARPFHSHLAVLKAEQAAVFKFPLAPLGCSGLGSALLAAGPGLPGAPGTPHLPLELQLRGKLETPGAGEPGTKAKKGRRSRTVFTELQLMGLEKRFEKQKYLSTPDRIDLAESLGLSQLQVKTWYQNRRMKWKKIVLQGGGLESPTKPKGRPKKNSIPTSGQLTEQERAKEAERPAEAPGEIIERSRED; translated from the exons ATGCAGCGGCCTGGGGAGCCTGGCGCCGCGCGCTTCGGGCCGCCCGAGGGCTGCGCCGACCACCCGCCGCACCGCTACCGCAGCTTCATGATCGAGGAGATCCTCACCGAGCCGCCGGGGCCCAAGGgcgccgcgcccgccgccgccgccgccgccgccgcgggcgAGCTGCTCAAGTTCGGCGTGCAGGCGCTGCTGGCGGCGCGGCCCTTCCACAGCCACCTGG ccgTGCTGAAGGCCGAGCAGGCAGCGGTGTTTAAGTTCCCGCTGGCGCCGCTCGGGTGCTCGGGGCTGGGCTCGGCGTTACTGGCCGCAGGGCCTGGACTGCCCGGCGCCCCTGGCACACCGCACCTGCCGCTTGAGCTGCAGCTCCGTGGGAAGCTGGAGACGCCCGGCGCCGGGGAGCCGGGCACCAAGGCCAAGAAGGGGCGTCGGAGCCGCACAGTGTTCACCGAGCTGCAGCTGATGGGCCTAGAGAAACGCTTCGAGAAGCAGAAGTACCTCTCCACCCCCGACAG AATAGATCTCGCGGAATCCCTGGGCCTGAGTCAGTTGCAGGTGAAGACGTGGTATCAGAATCGGAGAATGAAGTGGAAGAAAATA GTGCTGCAGGGCGGCGGCCTGGAGTCTCCCACCAAGCCCAAGGGGAGGCCCAAGAAGAACTCCATTCCCACGAGTGGGCAACTCACGGAGCAGGAGCGCGCCAAGGAGGCGGAGAGGCCGGCGGAGGCGCCAGGCGAGATCATCGAAAGGAGCCGCGAGGACTGA